Proteins from one Podospora pseudoanserina strain CBS 124.78 chromosome 1, whole genome shotgun sequence genomic window:
- the PRP31 gene encoding U4/U6-U5 snRNP complex subunit prp31 (BUSCO:EOG09264B2X; EggNog:ENOG503NWX2; COG:A), which produces MSSYADELLDDFGDDFGEEQGNDDDFFTDEGLANGAQVDTDMVEARNEGDGNEDADMIDEEAAAAAEDEAEAKGKIEKMNLGAVRDVRTVAGLMKTLKPVLEKIAHYEKQPAQSVDSVGNVEDHPEYHLLTQSNSLSTQIDNEIALVHKFIRDHYSVRFPELETLITNPLEYAKVVACLGNGPMDSDSIKGLLESTNNILGVSLKKVLDGPSLMIVTVEATTSKGQAMPEEELQRVVQACEMVISLDEAKKTLTQYVQSRMNIFAPNLTALIGSLTAAQLLNQAGGLTGLSKAPACNLPAWGSKKQNSSALATNVGIRQQGFIFQAPIIREVPSDLKKQAMKMFANKIVMCARTDCFHQFRDGSEGERLRDECLDRLDKLQAKPNAKGARALPAPDDKPSRKRGGRRARKAKEATAMTELRKAQNRVAFGKEEKEVGYGVGDSTKGLGMIGQRDDGRLRVAQIDQRTRAKLSAKSKGWGGTTSIGGASSSLRSLTGGGAGNISLASKGLRTSGVGTSLGGGATAGTVSSLAFTPMQGLELVDPKAMAESRKRKAEEEDRWFKGGTFTQIGGGSGGGGGGSGVFKKPALPPAKRVDTGSTKP; this is translated from the exons ATGTCCAGCTACGCGGACGAACTCCTCGATGATTTCGGGGACGACTTTGGCGAGGAACAGGGCAACGATGACGACTTCTTCACAGACGAAGGACTCGCGAATGGCGCGCAGGTCGATACAGACATGGTAGAAGCACGCAACGAGGGCGATGGGAATGAGGACGCAGACATGATCGATGAAGAAGCTGCCGCAGCCGCTGAAGATGAAGCCGaagccaagggcaagatcgAAAAGATGAACCTGGGCGCTGTCCGTGACGTTCGCACTGTCGCAGGTCTCATGAAGACGTTGAAGCCTGTTCTCGAG AAAATCGCACATTACGAAAAGCAGCCAGCACAGTCGGTCGACAGCGTGGGAAATGTCGAAGACCATCCCGAGTACCACCTGTTGACCCAGTCAAACAGCCTATCAACTCAGATCGACAATGAGATCGCGCTGGTACACAAGTTCATCAGGGACCACTACTCGGTCCGGTTTCCAGAGCTCGAGAcgctcatcaccaacccgtTGGAATACGCAAAGGTGGTTGCTTGCCTTGGAAATGGGCCGATGGACTCGGATAGTATCAAGGGGCTTCTAGAGTCAACGAACAACATTTTAGGGGTCTCCCTCAAGAAGGTTCTCGACGGGCCCTCACTGATGATTGTCACAGTGGAGGCGACTACATCCAAGGGACAGGCGATGCCTGAAGAAGAGTTACAACGAGTTGTGCAGGCCTGCGAGATGGTCATCTCGCTCGATGAAGCCAAGAAGACGCTGACCCAGTACGTGCAATCACGCATGAACATCTTCGCGCCAAATTTGACAGCTCTCATCGGCTCTCTCACTGCCGCACAACTTCTCAACCAAGCGGGTGGTCTCACCGGTCTCTCGAAAGCCCCAGCCTGCAACTTACCAGCCTGGGGTtccaagaaacaaaacagctCGGCCCTTGCCACGAACGTGGGCATCCGCCAGCAAGGCTTCATCTTCCAGGCACCCATCATCCGCGAGGTTCCCAGCGACCTCAAGAAACAAGCCATGAAGATGTTCGCCAACAAGATCGTCATGTGCGCCCGTACCGACTGCTTCCACCAGTTTCGCGACGGCTCCGAAGGCGAGCGTCTCCGAGACGAGTGCCTCGACCGTCTGGACAAACTCCAAGCCAAGCCCAATGCTAAAGGCGCCCGTGCCCTGCCAGCGCCAGACGACAAGCCCAGCAGGAAACGCGGTGGTCGCCGCGCCCGCAAAGCAAAGGAGGCGACCGCCATGACAGAGCTACGCAAGGCCCAAAACCGCGTCGCCTTTGgtaaggaagaaaaagaagttgGCTACGGCGTAGGAGACAGCACCAAAGGCTTGGGTATGATTGGTCAGCGAGACGATGGACGTCTCCGGGTCGCTCAGATTGACCAGCGCACGAGGGCAAAGCTCAGCGCGAAGAGCaaagggtggggagggacgACTTCGATTGGGGGTGCGTCGTCCTCGCTCAGGAGTTTGACTGGTGGCGGGGCGGGGAATATCAGTCTGGCGAGCAAAGGGCTGCGGACCTCGGGCGTCGGGAcgagtttggggggtggcGCGACGGCGGGGACGGTTTCGTCGCTTGCGTTTACGCCTATGCAGGGGTTGGAGCTTGTTGACCCGAAGGCGATGGCGgagagcaggaagagaaaggcggaggaggaggataggtgGTTTAAGGGGGGGACGTTTACGCAGATTGGCGGGGGGagtgggggtggagggggtgggagtggtgttTTTAAGAAGCCTGCGTTGCCGCCTGCTAAGAGGGTTGATACGGGGTCTACAAAGCCTTGA
- the CLF1 gene encoding NineTeen Complex (NTC) component (EggNog:ENOG503NVIZ; COG:A), whose product METSRGPPRVKNKAAAPVQISAEQLLREAVDRQEVALQKPTQRFEDLEELKEYQGRKRREYEDYVRRNRVRLANWLQYAQWELEQKELARARSVFERALDVHPNNTQLWIRYIEAEIKSRNINHARNLLDRAVTRLPRVSSLWYKYLYVMEMLGDIPGTRQVFDRWMQWHPDENAWAAYIRLEKRYGEYDRAREIFRAFTAVHPEPRTWLKWAKFEEEHGTTDLVREVFQTAIQTIAELLGDDAVDEKIFIAFARYEARLGEYERARAIYRFGLDNLPRSKSMILHAQYTTFEKQFGDREGVEDVIITKRRRLYEEQVKENPKNYDVWFDFARLEESGGNADRVREVYERAIAQVPPTQEKRHWRRYIFLFLFYAIWEEREAKDIERARQIYDTCLGLIPHKKFTFAKIWVAKAHFEIRQGQLTTARKTLGRAIGMCPKDKLFKEYILLEQKLYEFERCRTLYEKHVMYNPANCQTWIKWAEIERGLDDLERTRAIFELAISQPVLDMPEVVWKAYIDFEEEEGEYERTRELYERLLTKADHPKVWISYAQFEINIPEADEGGEEDEDEERPVSEEAKERARKIFERAHKSMKERELKAERVSLLNAWLAFEKTHGSPEDVKKVNKQMPRKTKKKRKLEDDTWEEYVDYIFPADDQQTRSLSNLLAMANAWKQQTGGKIGGEE is encoded by the coding sequence ATGGAGACGTCACGTGGCCCTCCAAGggtcaagaacaaggccGCCGCGCCTGTGCAGATTTCCGCCGAGCAGTTGCTTCGCGAGGCCGTCGATAGGCAAGAGGTCGCCCTCCAGAAGCCAACACAGCGCTTTGAGGATCTCGAAGAGTTGAAGGAGTACCAAGGTCGGAAACGTCGCGAGTATGAAGATTACGTTCGCCGAAACCGCGTTCGATTGGCAAACTGGCTTCAGTATGCCCAGTGGGAGCTCGAGCAGAAAGAGCTTGCGCGCGCCCGGTCTGTCTTTGAGCGCGCCCTCGATGTTCACCCCAACAACACTCAGCTTTGGATTCGATACATCGAGGCCGAGATAAAGAGCCGTAATATCAACCATGCGCGCAACCTCCTCGACCGCGCCGTCACCCGGCTGCCTCGCGTGTCGTCTCTGTGGTACAAGTATCTTTATGTCATGGAGATGCTGGGTGATATCCCCGGGACCCGTCAGGTATTCGACCGGTGGATGCAATGGCACCCAGATGAGAACGCGTGGGCGGCCTACATCCGTCTCGAGAAGCGATATGGCGAATATGacagggcgagggagatttTTCGCGCCTTCACCGCGGTGCACCCAGAACCGAGGACATGGCTGAAATGGGCCAAATTTGAGGAGGAACACGGAACGACCGATCTGGTACGCGAAGTCTTTCAGACGGCAATACAGACCATTGCTGAGCTGCTGGGCGATGATGCGGTTGACGAAAAGATATTCATTGCTTTTGCCAGATACGAGGCACGCTTGGGCGAATATGAACGGGCGCGGGCTATCTACAGATTCGGTCTTGACAACCTTCCAAGGTCCAAATCCATGATTCTTCATGCTCAGTACACCACTTTCGAAAAGCAGTTTGGTGACcgagagggagtggaggacgtcatcatcacaaagaggaggaggctttaTGAGGAGCAAGTGAAGGAGAACCCCAAGAACTACGATGTCTGGTTTGACTTTGCAAGGTTGGAAGAGAGCGGAGGCAATGCAGATCGTGTCCGTGAGGTTTACGAAAGGGCAATTGCTCAAGTGCCTCCCACTCAGGAGAAGCGCCACTGGAGGCGATACATCTTTCTGTTCCTCTTCTACGCGAtatgggaggagagggaagcCAAGGATATCGAACGTGCCCGGCAAATTTACGACACCTGTCTAGGATTGATCCCCCACAAGAAGTTCACCTTTGCCAAAATCTGGGTGGCCAAAGCTCACTTTGAGATCCGGCAGGGACAGCTTACCACTGCCCGAAAGACCCTGGGACGGGCCATTGGGATGTGTCCCAAGGACAAGCTCTTCAAAGAAtacatcctcctcgagcaaAAGCTGTACGAGTTCGAGAGGTGCCGGACCCTGTATGAGAAGCATGTCATGTACAATCCCGCCAACTGCCAAACATGGATCAAGTGGGCCGAGATTGAACGTGGCCTTGACGACCTGGAACGGACCCGCGCCATCTTCGAGCTCGCCATCAGTCAGCCAGTCCTGGACATGCCGGAAGTGGTGTGGAAAGCCTACATTGATttcgaggaagaagagggcgagTACGAGAGGACTCGCGAGCTGTACGAGCGCCTCCTTACCAAGGCCGACCACCCCAAGGTCTGGATCAGCTACGCCCAGTTCGAGATTAACATCCCAGAAGCggacgagggcggcgaggaggacgaggacgaggagcgCCCGGTGagcgaggaggccaaggagaggGCTCGCAAGATCTTTGAGCGTGCTCACAAGAGCatgaaggagagagagctcAAGGCCGAGCGGGTGTCGCTGCTCAACGCGTGGTTGGCATTCGAGAAGACGCACGGCTCGCCAGAGGACGTCAAAAAGGTGAACAAACAGATGCCGAGGAaaacgaagaaaaaaagaaagctgGAGGACGATACGTGGGAGGAGTATGTCGACTACATCTTCCCTGCGGACGACCAACAGACCAGGAGCTTGTCCAACTTGCTTGCCATGGCCAATGCCTGGAAGCAACAGACGGGTGGAAAGattggtggggaggaatgA
- the GCV1 gene encoding Aminomethyltransferase, mitochondrial (COG:E; EggNog:ENOG503NUHA; BUSCO:EOG09263J6Z): MQSTRSTALSRALRTAVRSHPHTAKRHTSSVALLSQRFQPQSQHQQHQPQNILSRPAASFTPSLTQQTRHASSSTTPQTELQKTPLYDLHLSHGGKMVPFGGFHMPVQYSSLGVAQSHLFTRSHASFFDVSHMVQRLILGPGAAAFLERITPSDCKNLETHKSTLSALMTLDGKGGISDDTIITKLAEDKFYVVTNAGCRGKDNNYIDREMAKWNTEMGHEGLKVREEQLDGWGLVAVQGPKAEEILQGVLAEEGVDLKKLLFGGSLYAKVKYGGGKVSSPLLISRGGYTGEDGFEISIPPPETVGVTEAFLAAGPEEIQLAGLGARDSLRLEAGMCLYGHDLNDSITPVEAGLSWIIPKERRSENAGYYGADVIAKQLVPRSKGGAGVHRRRIGLLVEGAPAREGAEIVSRSEDGKEAISLGTVTSGCPSPSLGKNIAMGYIKDGFHKAGTEVDILVRGRPRKAVVTKMPFVPTKYWKGTAPA; encoded by the coding sequence ATGCAGTCTACCAGATCAACTGCGCTCTCACGAGCACTCCGGACTGCTGTCCGCAGTCACCCCCACACCGCGAAGCGGCACACTAGCTCAGTTGCTTTGCTGTCACAGAGATTCCAACCTCAGTcgcaacatcagcaacatcAGCCACAAAacatcctctcccgcccAGCAGCATCTTTCACACCTTCTCTCACACAACAAACACGCcatgcctcctcctccacgacccCCCAAACTGAGCTCCAAAAAACCCCCCTCTACgacctccacctctcccacggCGGCAAAATGGTCCCCTTCGGCGGCTTCCACATGCCAGTCCAATACTCCTCCCTCGGCGTCGCCCAATCCCACCTCTTCACCCGCTCCCACGCCTCCTTCTTCGACGTCTCCCACATGGTCCAACGTCTCATCCTCGGCCCGGGCGCCGCCGCTTTCCTAGAGCGGATAACCCCCAGCGACTGCAAGAATCTCGAGACCCACAAGTCGACCCTCTCGGCGCTCATGACGCTGGATGGAAAAGGTGGGATTTCGGacgacaccatcatcaccaagctgGCCGAGGACAAGTTTTATGTTGTGACCAATGCTGGGTGCAGGGGGAAGGACAACAACTATATTGATCGGGAGATGGCGAAATGGAATACCGAGATGGGGCatgaggggttgaaggttagggaggagcagctggatgggtgggggttggttgctgtTCAGGGGCcaaaggcggaggagatttTGCAGGGGGTTTTGGCagaagagggggtggatttgaagaagctgctttttggggggagttTGTACGCCAAGGTGAAgtatgggggtgggaaggtgaGCAGCCCGCTTTTGATCAGCAGGGGAGGTTATACCGGTGAGGATGGTTTCGAGATTTCGATCCCCCCTCCTGAGACGGTGGGTGTTACCGAGGCCTTCCTCGCTGCTGGGCCGGAGGAGATCCAGCTTGCTGGGTTGGGCGCGAGAGATAGCTTGCGGTTGGAGGCGGGCATGTGTCTGTACGGGCATGACCTCAACGACTCCATTACTCCTGTTGAGGCTGGGTTGAGCTGGATTATTCccaaggagaggaggtcggAGAACGCGGGTTACTACGGCGCTGACGTCATCGCCAAGCAGCTCGTCCCCAGGAGCAAAGGGGGCGCGGGTGTCCATCGTCGCCGGATCGGTCTGCTTGTCGAGGGTGCGCCCGCGCGAGAAGGGGCCGAGATTGTCTCCCGCAGTGAGGATGGCAAGGAGGCGATTAGCTTGGGGACTGTGACGAGTGGGTGCCCTAGCCCGAGCCTGGGCAAGAACATCGCCATGGGATACATCAAGGATGGTTTCCACAAGGCTGGCACCGAGGTTGACATTTTGGTGCGTGGCCGGCCaaggaaggcggtggtgacCAAGATGCCGTTTGTGCCGACCAAGTACTGGAAGGGAACTGCCCCGGCGTAA
- a CDS encoding hypothetical protein (EggNog:ENOG503NW6R; COG:I) has translation MAVGGENGVFPNGGGNQSNGAGDHHIRRIPLSYDGANSEESALELVLTIRPDWADTAFNKVEFVRFTDGITNTLLKAVNKRPGLSKEEVDSEAILLRAYGNGTDVIIDRFRETQNHELLMRHGLAPELLARFENGMMYRFIQGSPTQSEDLRKPVIYKAVAQRLAQWHAVVPCIKAPTGHSRKNSRADGPMTLDSNLGDAEFQNVIDNVAPGKPPPNVWTVMQKWIFALPTDTEAQRARQAELQKELTWLVSQLSQRPGLGVNGLVFAHCDLLSGNVIVLPKTSQGVTNGDKATENVTFIDYEYATPSPAAFDIANHFAEWGGFDCDFSVLPTLAQRRQFIDEYIRAYFTYREEKKPGAAASVDQKAEVEQLLTEVDHFRGAPGFYWGIWALIQAEISTIDFDYASYAEIRLGEYYAWKDEVTGTRQKDGKEAPLRERRWAQEE, from the exons ATGGCTGTGGGCGGTGAGAACGGTGTTTTCCCCAACGGCGGTGGTAACCAGTCGAACGGGGCTGGCGACCATCACATCCGCCGAATTCCGCTTTCCTACGACGGTGCCAACTCCGAAGAATCAGCCCTTGAACTCGTCCTCACGATCCGCCCAGACTGGGCCGATACTGCGTTCAACAAGGTCGAGTTTGTGCGCTTCACAGATGGCATCACCAATACCCTGCTGAAGGCGGTCAACAAGCGCCCAGGGCTCTccaaggaagaggtggaCAGCGAGGCTATTCTGCTACGTGCCTACGGTAACGGCACCGATGTTATTATCGACCGGTTCCGTGAGACGCAGAACCATGAGCTGCTGATGAGACATGGACTGGCCCCAGAGCTGCTTGCGCGCTTCGAGAACGGGATGATGTACCGCTTCATCCAGGGATCACCCACTCAGTCCGAAGACCTGCGCAAGCCCGTCATTTACAAGGCTGTAGCGCAACGTCTGGCTCAGTGGCATGCTGTGGTTCCCTGTATCAAGGCTCCCACGGGACACAGCCGCAAGAACTCGAGAGCAGATGGGCCTATGACGCTGGACAGCAACCTCGGGGATGCCGAGTTTCAGAATGTTATCGACAATGTTGCCCCAGGAAAGCCGCCCCCGAATGTGTGGACTGTGATGCAGAAGTGGATCTTTGCTCTGCCTACAGATACGGAGGCGCAAAGGGCTCGTCAAGCCGAGTTGCAAAAGGAGCTTACATGGCTGGTCTCGCAGCTGAGCCAGCGGCCCGGCCTGGGTGTGAACGGG TTGGTCTTTGCGCACTGCGACTTGCTCAGCGGCAACGTTATCGTTCTCCCCAAAACCTCACAGGGTGTAACAAACGGTGACAAGGCTACCGAAAATGTCACCTTCATCGATTACGAATATGCTACCCCGTCCCCCGCAGCCTTTGACATCGCCAACCACTTTGCTGAGTGGGGCGGCTTCGACTGCGACTTCAGTGTTCTTCCCACTCTGGCTCAGAGACGCCAGTTCATTGACGAATACATCCGCGCCTACTTTACTTACcgggaagagaagaagcccgGTGCTGCTGCTAGTGTTGACCAGAAGGCCGAGGTGGAACAGCTACTCACAGAGGTTGACCACTTCCGCGGCGCCCCAGGGTTTTACTGGGGCATCTGGGCTCTTATCCAGGCCGAGATTTCCACCATTGACTTTGATTATGCCTCGTACGCCGAGATCAGGCTCGGAGAGTACTATGCCTGGAAGGACGAGGTGACAGGCACAAGACAAAAAGACGGAAAAGAAGCGCCCCTCAGAGAAAGGAGATGGGCTCAGGAGGAGTAA